The following are from one region of the Actinoplanes sp. L3-i22 genome:
- a CDS encoding N,N-dimethylformamidase beta subunit family domain-containing protein, whose protein sequence is MFSSRAARRSFLGTLAFGATALAAGLSVARKKPTQRRWPDRSSISPTILENRAEGDGGWRPNETVKDRAREIQGYASTTSVNAGEWIDFHIAVADAQPFTVTLHRIGHYDGAGGRIMHSTGELTGSPQPLPEIDPETGMMDCRWPATWTFQIPEDWASGLFLATFATRDGLHRASTPFVVRNDDRRPEFLVVVPFTTYAAYNTWPLDGVHGKSLYKGYRPDGSLGGLPERAHRVSFNRPFFNGGRPTWFALDVAAAQWIESHDYDVGYVTSVDLHEGRVDPARHRALVFSGHDEYWSPAMRQVVETAIRDETHCAFLTANNVYWNIRLDADPQGVPGRVVTCYKGAPDPAPEEPGPTVLWRSVGHRRKHAEARLLGVAYNGILRQPVPLVVSKADHWFWSGTGVRDGEEIRDLVAVEADGWWPALPTDYESAQTLLSRSPYQDKLGRGYQIQHTSLCETPKKTIMFVAGTFHWPLALAESKYTDPRIQQATKNLFDRFRKST, encoded by the coding sequence ATGTTCTCGTCGCGCGCGGCTCGCCGCTCGTTTCTCGGGACGCTCGCATTCGGGGCGACGGCACTCGCCGCCGGCCTGAGCGTCGCGCGCAAGAAGCCGACCCAGCGGCGCTGGCCGGACCGGTCGTCGATCAGTCCCACCATCCTGGAGAACCGCGCCGAGGGCGACGGCGGCTGGCGCCCGAACGAGACGGTCAAGGACCGGGCCCGCGAGATCCAGGGGTACGCCTCGACCACGTCGGTGAACGCGGGCGAGTGGATCGACTTCCACATCGCGGTCGCCGACGCCCAGCCGTTCACCGTCACGCTGCACCGGATCGGGCACTACGACGGTGCCGGCGGCCGGATCATGCACTCCACCGGCGAGCTGACCGGCAGCCCGCAGCCGCTGCCCGAGATCGACCCGGAGACCGGGATGATGGACTGCCGGTGGCCGGCCACCTGGACGTTCCAGATCCCCGAGGACTGGGCCTCCGGGCTCTTCCTGGCCACCTTCGCGACCCGCGACGGGCTGCACCGGGCGAGCACGCCGTTCGTCGTGCGCAACGACGACCGGCGGCCGGAGTTCCTGGTCGTGGTGCCGTTCACGACGTACGCCGCGTACAACACCTGGCCGCTCGACGGGGTGCACGGCAAGAGCCTCTACAAGGGCTACCGGCCGGACGGGTCGCTCGGCGGCCTGCCCGAGCGGGCCCACCGGGTGTCCTTCAACCGGCCGTTCTTCAACGGCGGCCGGCCCACCTGGTTCGCGCTGGACGTCGCCGCCGCACAGTGGATCGAGTCGCACGACTACGACGTCGGTTACGTGACAAGCGTCGACCTGCACGAGGGCCGGGTCGATCCGGCCCGGCACCGGGCGCTGGTCTTCTCCGGCCACGACGAGTACTGGTCGCCGGCCATGCGCCAGGTGGTCGAGACGGCGATCCGGGACGAGACCCACTGCGCGTTCCTGACCGCGAACAACGTCTACTGGAACATCCGCCTCGACGCCGACCCGCAGGGTGTCCCCGGCCGGGTGGTGACCTGTTACAAGGGTGCCCCGGACCCGGCCCCGGAGGAGCCCGGCCCGACGGTCCTCTGGCGCAGCGTCGGGCACCGCCGCAAGCACGCCGAGGCGCGGCTGCTGGGCGTGGCGTACAACGGGATCCTGCGCCAGCCGGTCCCGCTCGTGGTGAGCAAGGCCGACCACTGGTTCTGGTCCGGGACCGGCGTGCGCGACGGCGAGGAGATCCGGGACCTGGTCGCGGTCGAGGCGGACGGCTGGTGGCCGGCGCTGCCGACCGACTACGAGTCCGCGCAGACCCTGCTGTCCCGCAGTCCGTACCAGGACAAGCTCGGCCGCGGGTACCAGATCCAGCACACCAGTCTCTGCGAGACCCCGAAGAAGACGATCATGTTCGTCGCCGGGACCTTCCACTGGCCGCTGGCCCTGGCCGAGTCGAAGTACACCGACCCGCGGATCCAGCAGGCCACGAAGAACCTCTTCGACCGGTTCCGCAAGTCCACATAG
- a CDS encoding cytochrome P450 codes for MQALRFAAALYRRQLAIHYWGRVRRDPLSRLHLAEGRENPYAVYDEVRAFGPLMPTRLGDFTTATHAVCNTVLRDRRFGPRAVAMNGPGAPGDEIDMSMLDKDPPEHTRLRRLAQPAFSPKQIAGYRPRVERVVGDLLDAAAATGTFDVVHDFAAPLPIAVISDLLGIPDADADAFAEHGAVVGSALDGVRSLRHAAALRAASNAMDEVFVRLFALRRREPADDAVSRILAAEGDQIQSHELLPMCRLLLVAGFETTVNLIGNAVNALLDHPAQWDALCADPAGLAGAAVEETLRWDPPVQRTARCAREDVEIAGRPVRRGQFIVCLLGGANRDPAVYADADRFDLHRVPEADHLAFSGGIHYCVGAPLARLEAGIALRMLAERMPGLRRAGALRRRNASIIRGPLSLAVSTPRPAARPAPAR; via the coding sequence ATGCAGGCTCTGCGCTTCGCCGCCGCGCTCTACCGGCGCCAACTCGCCATCCACTACTGGGGCCGGGTGCGCCGGGACCCGCTGTCCCGGCTGCACCTGGCCGAGGGCCGGGAGAATCCGTACGCCGTCTACGACGAGGTCCGGGCGTTCGGGCCGCTGATGCCGACCCGGCTCGGCGACTTCACCACCGCGACCCACGCGGTGTGCAACACCGTGCTGCGGGACCGGCGGTTCGGTCCGCGCGCGGTGGCGATGAACGGGCCCGGCGCGCCGGGCGACGAGATCGACATGTCGATGCTGGACAAGGATCCGCCGGAGCACACCCGGCTGCGCCGCCTGGCGCAGCCGGCGTTCAGCCCGAAGCAGATCGCCGGCTACCGCCCGCGGGTCGAGCGGGTGGTCGGCGACCTGCTCGACGCGGCCGCCGCCACCGGGACGTTCGACGTGGTGCACGACTTCGCGGCGCCGCTGCCGATCGCGGTGATCTCCGACCTGCTGGGCATCCCGGACGCGGACGCCGACGCGTTCGCCGAGCACGGCGCGGTGGTCGGCAGCGCGCTCGACGGGGTCCGGTCGCTGCGGCACGCGGCGGCGCTGCGGGCCGCCAGCAACGCGATGGACGAGGTGTTCGTCCGGCTGTTCGCGCTGCGCCGACGCGAGCCGGCCGACGACGCGGTGAGCCGCATCCTGGCCGCCGAGGGTGACCAGATCCAGTCGCACGAGCTGCTGCCGATGTGCCGGCTGCTGCTGGTGGCCGGCTTCGAGACCACCGTCAACCTGATCGGCAACGCGGTGAACGCGCTGCTCGACCACCCGGCGCAGTGGGACGCGCTGTGCGCCGACCCGGCCGGGCTGGCCGGCGCCGCGGTCGAGGAGACGCTGCGCTGGGACCCGCCGGTGCAGCGGACCGCGCGGTGCGCCCGGGAGGACGTCGAGATCGCCGGCCGGCCGGTCCGGCGCGGCCAGTTCATCGTCTGCCTGCTCGGCGGCGCGAACCGGGACCCGGCCGTCTACGCCGACGCCGACCGGTTCGACCTGCACCGCGTGCCGGAGGCCGATCACCTGGCCTTCTCCGGCGGCATCCACTACTGCGTGGGGGCGCCGCTGGCCCGGCTGGAGGCCGGGATCGCGCTGCGGATGCTGGCCGAGCGGATGCCGGGGCTGCGCCGGGCCGGGGCGCTGCGCCGCCGCAACGCCAGCATCATCCGCGGCCCGCTGTCGCTGGCGGTGTCCACGCCCCGCCCGGCGGCCCGTCCGGCACCGGCCCGCTGA